Below is a window of Mus caroli chromosome 2, CAROLI_EIJ_v1.1, whole genome shotgun sequence DNA.
GCTCATGGACCTTTGTACCCAAAAGGGAACCATTTCCTTGTTGTCCTGTGCTGTACAGCTCTGTTTTGTCATCATGCTTGGAGGCATGGAGTTCCTCCTCCTGACAGTCATGGCCTATGACCgttatgtggccatctgcaaTCCTTTGCATTATCCCTTGGTCATGAACAATAAAGTCTGTGTGCAGCTTGTGGCTGCTTGCTGGATCTGCATTATTCCAGTTGTGACTGGACAAACTTACCAGATTTTCTCTTTGCCTTATTGTGGATCTAACAAAattcatcactttttctgtgacattCCCCCACTACTCAAGCTTGCTTGTGGTGACACATTTGTGAATAATTTAGCCATCTATATTGCTTCAGTAGTGTTTATCATGGTCCCATTTCTGTTGATCCTTGTCTCCTATGGCAAAATTATCTGCAACGTTCTAAAACTGGCAACATCTGGAGGAAGGTCTAAAGCCTTTTCCACATGCTCATCTCATCTAAtagttgtggttttgttttatggaaCAGCTACTATTACATATGCACAACCAAAAGCATACCAGTCAGAAACCTTGGGAAAGCTGCTGTCTCTTTTCTACACCATTTTGATTCCACTGTTGAATCCCATTATATATACACTGAGGAATAAGGATATCATGATAGCATTGAGAAAATTACAAACTAAGTTATCAACATATGGGAACACTTAGAATTACAAAAATggcttctttgtatattttgcatGCAGGTTTAGCACAGAACTGTTAACTTTATTTCTACAATATccaattataattattaataacgTATCTCATATAAAGATATGAGCTCATATAAAGATGTGACCTTTGTATGACTAAGTACAGTTAATGGGCCTGTGGCAAtccataaagaaattataataatCTTTTCTCTCTGTAGTCAATATTATAGCACTAGGGAGTAGGGTATAATGAGCATTCACTCCTAATTGAGGAGCTATTTGTAATTGACATgtcctgggagagagaaaaaatagttttatttaagaGTATCATGGTGGATCTAACCAAGCTATGGTAGATGACCTTGTTAGCAGGAGCACATAATTGGCTACATAGGTTTAGAATTTAAATGTTATCAAGTAGTGGGCAGGTAATAAAATAGGTATACAActtggaggagttgggaagaagTTAAGTGgtaaatgtgataaaaaaaaatacattgcatTTCTCAAACCATTATGTAGAATGAGTTTCATGCATGCCTTTGTGctgtgtgtatttctgagttACAATTCTCAAAGTCTTATACAATAAAACTATCAGCAGGGATAATGtggtcttggaaaaaaaattaaaattggtgAATTTATTCTGATAAATTGCAGTTTCAAACCCTGTTGGTAGAGttacagaagatggaaacaactaCTCATGTCAACAAATACGGGAAGTAGAATCATCCAGCTCATGGCAgaactgggaggcaggaggaatatccaaaatatattttttaaaaaaaggatgttCTTTTAATAAGATTTCCCTATTGGtagaatatttatatgtaatgTGGACAAATCTCTGTCAACATTTGATGTAAACTAAGATATAAAAAACAAGAACTAAATGTAGGATTTGCTAGCAAAGGTATCATTCCATCCCCAAAAAGGTTAAGGCAGCAGGATCAAGAAATCAAGACCAAGGTTGAAACTATACTCTGGCTTGGTGGCCAATATGGTATATAGGACACTGTGTTTCAaagacaaaattaattaattaataataaacttTATTCATATACTTTCCCTTCAATATAACATAGGTAGCTTGTAGCTCATAAAATAaggtgtatgtatttatatggaaCATACAGATATAATAGCCTTGCTAacaaattcttcttttaaaatttatgtttttttcacCTTAGGTTATATCAAATGTTGACATAGATTTGTCCACAttaaatatgaatacatacatgtagaatgcatattttaaaatataatgtatgtaaTCTTCCTGAGTTTagtttgaaaaatgttttattaaaattatttcttgaatCCATTATAATTTGGCAACCTTTCTTAAATCTAAACATACTATTTATATAGAACTTCTGAAGAGCATGtactaatacaaaaaaaaattatatatttctataatcaTTTATATTGAATGTCTAGTAAGGAAatactatttatatttaaaaaaaaaactaggatttAAAACAAACTCTGCTTTCTACTATGGTTATAATACGTCATGAAAGAGGGAAAACTACTTAACAGATATTTGAATCAGAAAATGTTTATGACAGACATATATGCAACTATAACTTtagaaaatcaaaaggaaactATTCTTGCTTCTGACACAGATAGGTCTGACCAACTTGATTCTGTTATGGACACTTCCAGATATCCTtggattttctttctcatctaGAATAGCCTCCTATAAAGAacaccccaaaaagaaaaaaaaatcattcccaaCAAGTTATGAAATGAAATTGttatcaaaacagaaacaaattttaaaggaaCCAAGGTTGATTATATGCACACAGTTTGTAATAATAGCACGAATGAGGTCACCAATGTTGAAAGCTGAAACTGAAATTCCAGAAATTCCAACTATCTCCAAATTATGGACACAGGTATATGGGTAGTGGTGGTAATGTAAACTAGTAAGACCATATCAGAAAACATCTTGTTTTCTCATTAtacaaaatatgcaaataaatatttattaattataaaacaaatatataaaataaatgtaaaattgttCATAGAGACATGTGTATATTAATTAAAATCTAAAGAGTCAGAAACTGGTCAGATGCCCATAGCTAAGAAAATCATGGCATATTAATCCAGGAAAATTAAATTCTACCATGATCATTAATGCAATAATGAGACAGCAATCTAACATGAATCTTAAATCTGTATTCAAAAGAATTTTTCTACACACTAGAAATTGAACTTCTGAGACCTGAGTTATTCTGGTACAATGGAATTTACTATTGAGTAGAACCATTTTCCTTTAGAGTCTAGAAAATTTTCTGAAGTGTCTGTAGAGTCAGTATTGAGAgtacatgaagaaaaaaagaaaaaataggagcAGAAATAGAGGTCAAGCAGGCGATAAAACAAATAATTGTAGTACCTAAACAGCAATAGCTGTATGTCTAGTAGCATCACTGTAAGCAGCTCCAGcagttgggggcggggggcggggcggggcaggagTGTAGTAGTTGAAGCAGATCCAAAGGCAATTCCAATTCCAGTCCATGTGAGAGCAGCAGGAGACACAACACAGAAAGCTGAAACAGCAGTGACAGCAATAAACAAGTGTTTTGAGTAGAATCCAGAGGATGTGCCATAGTCAAAATAACAAGCACAGAAAGAACATGGACAGGAAGTAAAAGGATACATAAGGCCTGGGAAGAAATCACAAACTTTCTGAAGGAGGTagtagagaaggaaaaaaaaaaaagtcaaagataaAAATTCTAGATCCGATACAAAATGGTCTGTTAGAAAATAGCTGATTATGCAAAAAGATATTCAAGAAGGGAAAGATGAAAAATctaacaggaaagaagaaagtgttaATAAAAGAAGTCAAgttttgtttacatatatttGCAAATGATTTGTTTGATGAGTAAAAGGATTATCTCACAAAGAAGGAGCTACTTAGGAATTGCATGCTGTATATTTTATGTGAAACTCCCAGTGGTCATACCTATCATGCCTACAGGAAATTTCCTACCAGGTAACACACAGTCTGCAAAAATccacagaggaaacacaaaagagaaagaaaacaaccagccaaccaaaacaaacaaaccaaaacaaagcaaacaacaacaaaaaagaaaacaaacacatgaacaaaaacataaaacagataTCAGCATGAAGAATTATAAACTTTCCAATCACTGATGGCTAGATACAAGTGGAAAAACATCATCAATAATAGCTAGAACAATATGTCGCCACTAGTCTCTAGTAAACCTAACACAGAAGGTCCTGAATATTCCAACTAGGTTGTAGCAGATGAGAAACTCTCTAAAACTGTCTCTGTGAAAATGATAGAGATCATAAGAGAAGAAATGTATAAAcgcttaaagaaatccaggaaaatacagtagaagaaaatgaataaaacttttgaagatgtgaaaatagaaatagaattggTAAGAACGTAGCAACTCAGGAGATTCTGGAGATGAAAATTTAGGAGTGTTAACAATAATGATAGTGGCAGGCTTCTGAAAGTGAATatatgaggagaaagagagactcTCAGATCTTGTAGCTactatagaagaaatggatatattgcttaaagaaaatgataacagtcaaaagaaaaagaaaaaaagaaactcctgacacaaaacattcaggaaaactGGGAAACTATAAAAGagaccaaacttaagaataataggaatgaACCAAAGGAGTTAAAGCCCAGCAAaatgctcagaaaatattttcaacaaagtcataAGAGAAAAATTGTTTAACCTAAAGTAAAAGATGCCTATAAATATTTAAGACAAGTACAGAATACCAAAATACAGGAGAAGAAAGTCCgctcaacacataataatcaaaacactaaaactacagaaaataaatagaatattaaaagctgcaagaaaaATCCCAAGTCACATATAAAGACAGATCTATTACAATTACACCTCATTGCTAAGTGAAGACTCTAAAAAAACAGAAAGGCCTGGACAGGTAAGCTCAAAATTCTAAGAGACCATAGATGTTATCCCAGCAAAACTTCCAgtcactatagatggagaaaatgatattctataataaaacaaaattgaagaatatttatttgtaaatatggCATTCCAGCAgtttttagaagaaaacattaaCTTAAAGAAGTTAACTACCATCATGAAAAGACAGGGaattgttgtggatagccctggggctaattatatttgatgttaattccattcttttgtgggtggttgtgaacaaggaatgagtcagcactcaggtgatttcctataaaactGCTTCtgaccttaatttgtaaaataaaggagagctgatgattgggcagataaaacagaaggtggaacagaaggtgagagagagaaggagaaaatggaagaaggagaagacacagaggaggaagaataaggagaaaaaaacagagcagaagcacatggcctggaaaaATTGCAAGTTCTAAGGAGTCTCATatgctgtggaagatggtagtgtagcaatGGATCTGCCCAATCTGtgtgcacagcatgtaatcatattaaacgtgttgtgttttcattgctggggcatatttgggttggacaCATTTACCTCAACATGGAATAAATAATACCAAAACAGCAACATAAAATCAAAggatgcataacacacacacacacaccactaccatcaccaccaccaacaacaaaatagcagGAATCAACAATGAATAGTCATTGCTATCTCACTATACCTCTGGTATCATttctccaataaaaaataaacaaactaaaagaaatgggaccttgatatagctgtctctggtgaggctatgccagtgcctggaaaacatagaagtggatgctcacagtcagctattggatggaacacaggacccccaatagaggagctagagaaagtacacaaggcgctaaaggggtctgcaaccctataggtggaacaacaatatgaactaaccagtacccccagagttcatgtctctagctgcacatgtatcagaagatggcctagtgggccatcattgggaagagaggccccttgaaaatttatatgtctcagtacagtggaactccagggccaagaaatgggagtgggtgggtaggggggcggggagaggggggtatgagggacttttgggatagcatttgaaatataaatgaagaaaatacctaatttttaaaaaagtgaataaaaaaagaaaaaagaaaatgattgtttttcttttatataggacttttaaaattgtacatttttttatgatgtctgtgtatctctgggtGTGTCTTCAAATTAGAAACACTTCAaacatctttttaatttaatttatcatTATTGTAAGTTTCATAAACTTATCTCATGCACTTATGAAGGTCAGGGGTCAGAGCTTGGCAGGGTTTCTCCAAAGTAGAAGTCTGTTGGTCCAAAAGATCATACTCAGGTGGAGATTCCTTGAATATGTAGCTTTTGCTAGCTGACCATCTTTTGAGCTCATGTGTACTTAATCATTAAATgaatcactgatttaaaaaaaaagaaaaagaaatggataattttctcagtATTTGCCAGGTAGCAAACTTAAATCAAGGTCAGATCTGGAATATAAATGATAGACCTATAATCCGTAAGGAAATGTCAGTAGTAATTGAACCTTTTCCAACTGA
It encodes the following:
- the LOC110289893 gene encoding olfactory receptor 10AG1-like gives rise to the protein MEFVLSADKKEIKSKNLNISITEFVLLGFSDVPQLQWMLFGIFLFMYLSILISNSVIMLITRTDSALQTPMYFFLSNFSFVEICYVTVTIPRMLMDLCTQKGTISLLSCAVQLCFVIMLGGMEFLLLTVMAYDRYVAICNPLHYPLVMNNKVCVQLVAACWICIIPVVTGQTYQIFSLPYCGSNKIHHFFCDIPPLLKLACGDTFVNNLAIYIASVVFIMVPFLLILVSYGKIICNVLKLATSGGRSKAFSTCSSHLIVVVLFYGTATITYAQPKAYQSETLGKLLSLFYTILIPLLNPIIYTLRNKDIMIALRKLQTKLSTYGNT